The window ACCGAAAGCGAAATGAAGACAAGACGTGGACAGGACAATCAGGCGGTAAGTAAGAGAGTAACAGCGACGGGATTCGCTAACGCGAATCCCTTGAGATCGCCTAGACCGCCCCATAAATGAGGCGGATCGTATTGAATCACGGGAAAATGTTACCGAAAAGTGAGTAGTCTTTGGATGTTAGGCTGCCTCTGGATCAAATAGCACCTTTCCTTGTTGAAGCTTGTGAAGTCGGTCTCCAAATAGCCGTAGTTTAATGTCCAAGCCTTTCTTGAGCTGGAGAGGGTCAAGTTGGCTTCGATCAGCAAGTAATCGCTGTGTCCGGAGGTCGGATAATTTACCGCTGTCGAGCAATCGATCACAGGGTGTTTTCGGTTGATCGTAGAACTTCCTTAGCTTTCCACCGATTCGCACTTTGCGCTTCAATTTGAGTACTGGGCAAAAGAAGTTTAAAAGGGGGTTCCAGTAGTTTTGATAGATGTCATTCATGAGATCGATAAGATCTTGTTCCTCTATTCTGTGGTAACCGAATAGCTGTCTCACGTGTGTATCTTTTTTTGCTCTACGTGGGCCGCGTCGTTTTTCTTGTATGGGCGCCTACGAACGAATTTGACGGGCCCGTGTTTTGGGCTCTGCATGTAGCTAACTAACGACTGATTGATAAACTCACTACCATTATCGCATGCAAATCCATGCATCCGAAACGGCAGTTGACCACGAATTTCGATGATTTTGGCGAGTATTGACTGGGCGTCTTTACCTAACGTAGCTCTATTGACAGTCCACCCCGAGAGCAAGTCGGTGATAGTCAGTGAGTTAGCAAAATTACCATGAAGACTATTGCCACAGTGAGCTACGGTGTCAGCCTCCACCATACCTGGTTTATCAACATGCTTATCGATAAGCTCGATCGGAATCTGCGACTTAAGAAAGGCACCCGCCTTTGTGGCCGAGAGACCGCGGTTACATTTCTCCTTGAAGGGTCTGAGCAGTCGATCAATCGTCGAGGAACTGATTGCCAGAAGTTTGCGCTCTGACTCCTCGGAAAGACTTACCGACTGCTTGTAGTATGGGAGCCAAATCGCAATAGCGGTCTTCATTTTGACCGAGCACATGTAATTCATGAGCTTCCAGAGGTCGACCAGATGGCGCACCACATCTCCGTCATAAGTGGCCTTGGGACCTGGCCTGGCCCGCGCCTCGGAGGACGGCCGATTGAGGACCCTGATGGCATGTTTCCGGGTATAGCCGCACACGGCGCAAAACTCGTCCAAGATCAGGGTTTGGCCCCTCTTGGTAGCATTTTTATAGCGCTGACGGATGGCCGCAAGGTATTGTCTTCTTGCCTCGATAGTCACAGCGAGTCCTTTCGCTAAGCCCTGAAAAGCGCGCGGGAAACGAGATTTTCAGTGCGGGTTAATGTGATTTATCGAGGCAGCCTACCAAATTTTTTCGTACCGCTTCAGTAACATTTAATTCAACGCAACTCGCGGATTGCGGCGATCATTTGTTCAAGACACCTGTCACATTTATGATTATTGCCGAAATATCAATAACTTAAAATTTTAATTTAAGATCCGGTCATTTAGCGCCGATAGCACCGGCGTCAAAGCGCAGGAGGTTGGCTATGGCATTCGAACTCTGGTGGATGGCGCTGAAGAATCTGTCGCGCAACAAGCGACGCAATGCGGCGACTGCTTCGGCCATCGTTTTTGGTGTAGCAGGGATCACGGGATCGATTGCCTACTACCACCACGAGTCCAACTCACGCCGTGTGTTTACGATCTACTCCTCGAGGATGGGACATCTTCAGGTGTATAAGCCCAGCGGCCTTGAAAAGTTTGCCTTTGACCCGCAGAGATTCAGTCTGACTCCCGACGAGACGTCGCGTATCGCGAAGGTTCTGAATAGCGACCAGGAAGTAGCCTACCACGGCCCACAGATTCACGGCATGGGTCTCATCAGTAACAGCTGCAACTCCTTTCCATTTCAGGTGCTGGGGATCGACCCAGAAGTCGACCAGAGGATTTCTGTCCACGATGAGCTCAAAACGTGGGCGACTGATGCCCACAAGCAATTTCATGGGCAACATCTTTGGGAAGCGTCGGCAGCTGTCAACGGCGTGCTCCTCAGTAACGGTTTATCTCAGGCTCTGGAAAAACCTCTCCTGCATTCTGAGGTCCCAGCTGGCTATGAGTCAGAACCGATCGACTGCGCCGATCCCGATGCGGCAACAAAGTGGGCCAGAGACTCATATGTGCAGATGTCAGCCAACGGTTGGCATGGAACGCCATCGGTCATAGACGGGGAGATCATCGGTCGTTTCAATCCTGGCAGCATTTCTACAAATAACAGTTTAGCTGTGGTTCCGCTAAAAGTGGCTCAATCCCTCTTTGGAACCGATGGGTCGATGCGCCACGTCATCTGGCTGAAGGATGCTCGAAATCTCCACGGGACAGCGGACCGGATCCGCGACCAGCTCGTACAGGCGGGACTACAACTTGATGTGCGGCGCTTCGACGAGGAAAGTGTGGTCCCATCTTACGCAGGTACGCTCGGCTTCATTGATATCCTCATCGGCTTTGTAAATGGTCTGACCTACATGATCATTCTTTTTTCCGTGTTTAATGCTGCCACTATTACTGCCGTCGAAAGATCGCAGGAGATCGGTATGCTTCGCGCTCTTGGTTATACAAGAAGGCGCATTCGAGTTCTATTTGCCATGGAGTCGGCGATTCTATCAACGGTATCCATTGCCGTGGGAGTTGTAGCCGGTCACCTTTTAACCGGTGGCCTCAACAGTGCAGGATTCACCTACCGGACACCTGGGATGGATTTAGCGCATCATGCCATGACGCTTACGCATAACTATAGCTCCATGAGCCTGATGTCCTTTGCCGTGCTTGGGCTATCGCTAGCATCGACGTATCTCGCTGCCTGGACTATTGCCGAAAAGAATGTTGCCCACCTGCTGACGGGACCCAGTCATTAAGAGAAATGAGGAATAGCTATGAAAAGTATCAAATTAATTAAAGGCAGATACCAGATCGCAAGAGTCGCCGCTATCATCGGTGTTTCCCTGATCGCGCCGTCCATTGCACACGGCACCGAGGATCCGTCCAAGCTCATCGCTGATGCCGATCAGGCTCGCGGTGGCCTGCTCGACGGCGTTTCGTGGCAAGTCGCAGTACACTCGGTGATTGACGATAAAACGGAAGACTTAATACTGGATTTCAAGCGTAAGGGCTACAATGCGCGACTCGACATTATCGAACCCGCAGCACGAGGCGGAGAGGCTCTGCTCTTTCGCGATCGCGACCTCTATTACAAGAAGCCCGGTCTTAAGCGCCCCATGATCATCAATCCGAGTCAAAAAACCCTAGGACCGACCTCGAACGGTGACCTCGCCGCCGCAGATTATGCCCGTGACTACAACGCCTCGATTACGGGCAGCGAAACCCTAAGCGGCACGGACTGCTACGTGCTTATGTTGACCGCCAAGCAAGGACGCAAACCAACTTATCAATCTGTACGTTATTGGATCAGCAAGGACAAACACCTGGGACTTAAGGCCGAGTTCTTAACGGCCAGCGGCGAGGTTTTCAAGACGGCTACTTACACGTATGACGCAAAAATCAAAATGGGCAACAAAACCGTACCATTTATCAGCGCCATGAGTTTCCAGGACAAGCAGAAGCCCAAGAACACCACTCAGGTCAAAATTCTAAACCCGACAGTCATACACTTAAACGACAGCGAGTTTGAGCTTAAGAACTTCTCGAAATGAGGGCGCCCATGGCCAACTCCTCCATCTACTCCAAAATCACCAGCCTGGCATGGCGCAACGTCATACGGAATTGGCGGCACAGTCGTGCCGCACTGATCACCATCACCTGCGGTTTCGTTGCCAATGCGTTGCTACAGGGATTCATCGCCCATGCCACTAAGGCGGCCGTTGATAACTTCTCTCTGCGTGGCATGTTTGCCGACGTATTAGTCGTTCGTGAGGGTGCCGCGCTAGATCAGCCGTCCAAACTCTGGAAATCGGCTATGGGGCGACCCGAGCAGGAGTTCATCGATAAATTCCTCCTCAGTGATCCTGATGTCGAGCACCGCGCCAGATTTCTCACTGTGACGGGACTTGCCAGTGCGGGAAACCGTAGCGCTATTTATTTCGGTGTGGGCTACGACATCGTCGAAGGGGAAAAGATTCGTACGGAACGCTACAAACGCGATGTGATCGTGGGTGACATTTTGTCACCGGATCGTCCTGGCCTCGTCACTGGTATCGGCTTAGGTGCGAGTCTAGGCTGTGAGGGTGGTTACAAAGACCGCTCCAAAGCAAGAATGGATACACCGGAGACGCTGGTGAACAACCTACTCCCGCTTAAGTGCGCCGAAAACCAAGTTTCCCTCACGGCAACCACGGAGCATTCCAGTATCAACCAAATCGATCTTCCGATTGTTGGGTTGACCGATGCTGGTCTGAGAGACATCGATGACCGGGTCGTTTTCATGTCCCTGCCTGCTGCCCAAAAATTGATGGACACGGACAAAGTCTCGTTCTTCACCGTTAAACTCAGACCTGGTGCCAGTCAGAGCGCTTTTAGAGAGCGTTTCAGTGCGGCTGCTAGTGCGGCGGGATTCAAGCTGCAGGCGCCCTCTTGGCGCAATTACGGTCAGGGGGCAGAGCTTGCCACCGAGTTAGACCTGCTCACACTGCTCAATGCAATTTTTGGCTCGATCATGGCGACTATGTGCGTGATGGCCATTACGTCTACCATGATTAAAATTGTCACCGAAAGAACGCGGGAAGTGGGCTCCCTAAGGAGCATGGGATTCCTTCGTAAGCACATTGTTTATATGTTCTGCGCTGAGGGCGGCTTCATCAGTCTCATCGCTTGTATCATCGGTCTCGGCATCACAGCCGCACTTAGCAGAGGCATTGCGCTGGCAAACCTAGGTTATACCGCTGGACTATCACAGACCGCATTTCCCGTGCGCGTCATGGAAACCCCCTTGCTGTGGGCGGTTTCCATCCTCATGCTCACCGGCTTAACGGTGATCACTTCGTCCTTGACGGCGCGGCGCGCGGCTAACCAAGTGATTGCTGATGCGATGAGGCACGCATAGGATTTAGGTAAAGATCATTCTGGTGTGTAACCCTCAAAGCGGAACAGCTGGTTCGACCCATTATTGCACTGCCATTGAATCACACTGACACCGTTGTTTGTTGAACCATAGGGAATATCGAGACATTTATTACTGTTGACGTTGATGATATTGAGATGATTCATCTGCCCTTTACGTATGGTAAAACTCTGATTGGTTTTCCCGTGACATCCCCACTGAATCACTCGAGCGCCGCCCCACCGTGATGCCCCAGCAATGTCGAGGCACTGTTGGTTGTACTCAGGGCGAATCTGGTAAGAGCCGTTATCGCCACGCAGCAACGTGAATCTCTGATTGGCGTTGCCATCACAGTCGGTTTGCATGATCCGTACACCTTGAGCGCTCGCCCCCCCCTCAACGGCCAGGCACTTGTTTGCCGCGGTGACAATGCGGCCGGTGAAGGTAGGACGGGGCTTAACGCAAAAGGTAGTAAAACCTGCCGATCCACTTTCGATGTAACCACTTGGGCAGAGATTTTGTGACCTACCACTGACCCGTGCCCACACGTGCAGTAAAGAATCTATATCGTCTTCAGTAAATGTACTATGACCCTGCATGAGTGACTTAGGCTGGCCTGTCGGCGATTGGTATCCGTCCTCGCTATAGGTGTCACCAAGCCCGAGCAAATGACCATGCTCGTGACGGAATATCGAGCGAAAATAAGCTGGATCGTTGAAGTAGTCGGGTCGGAAATTAACCTGATACATAAATGGAAACGTCACCGCCACAGTACCGCCAGTGTCAGTTCGTCTGTCACCAATTGGAACCACCGCAGTGGTTGCCAAGATCTTCACAACCGGAAGACCACCAACAAACCAAGGACAGCTCGACGTAGAGCCGACCAGATAGGGAGTAATCGAGGCGACTGGCCAGGTTGGATCGCGCTTCAGGTGGGTATTCCACTCGTTCATGACGACTTTCACCGATTCAAGGCGCTCTCCCCGCACATCTGGAACCATCGGCACGTGCGAAGCGATGCAAACTGGGTAGCTAATGTCGGCGCGGCGCTGAATTTTCACTGCACTAGCATAGGACCTCAAGAACGAGAAGAGTAGGAATGC is drawn from Deltaproteobacteria bacterium and contains these coding sequences:
- a CDS encoding transposase family protein, coding for MTIEARRQYLAAIRQRYKNATKRGQTLILDEFCAVCGYTRKHAIRVLNRPSSEARARPGPKATYDGDVVRHLVDLWKLMNYMCSVKMKTAIAIWLPYYKQSVSLSEESERKLLAISSSTIDRLLRPFKEKCNRGLSATKAGAFLKSQIPIELIDKHVDKPGMVEADTVAHCGNSLHGNFANSLTITDLLSGWTVNRATLGKDAQSILAKIIEIRGQLPFRMHGFACDNGSEFINQSLVSYMQSPKHGPVKFVRRRPYKKNDAAHVEQKKIHT
- a CDS encoding ABC transporter permease is translated as MAFELWWMALKNLSRNKRRNAATASAIVFGVAGITGSIAYYHHESNSRRVFTIYSSRMGHLQVYKPSGLEKFAFDPQRFSLTPDETSRIAKVLNSDQEVAYHGPQIHGMGLISNSCNSFPFQVLGIDPEVDQRISVHDELKTWATDAHKQFHGQHLWEASAAVNGVLLSNGLSQALEKPLLHSEVPAGYESEPIDCADPDAATKWARDSYVQMSANGWHGTPSVIDGEIIGRFNPGSISTNNSLAVVPLKVAQSLFGTDGSMRHVIWLKDARNLHGTADRIRDQLVQAGLQLDVRRFDEESVVPSYAGTLGFIDILIGFVNGLTYMIILFSVFNAATITAVERSQEIGMLRALGYTRRRIRVLFAMESAILSTVSIAVGVVAGHLLTGGLNSAGFTYRTPGMDLAHHAMTLTHNYSSMSLMSFAVLGLSLASTYLAAWTIAEKNVAHLLTGPSH
- a CDS encoding outer membrane lipoprotein-sorting protein encodes the protein MKSIKLIKGRYQIARVAAIIGVSLIAPSIAHGTEDPSKLIADADQARGGLLDGVSWQVAVHSVIDDKTEDLILDFKRKGYNARLDIIEPAARGGEALLFRDRDLYYKKPGLKRPMIINPSQKTLGPTSNGDLAAADYARDYNASITGSETLSGTDCYVLMLTAKQGRKPTYQSVRYWISKDKHLGLKAEFLTASGEVFKTATYTYDAKIKMGNKTVPFISAMSFQDKQKPKNTTQVKILNPTVIHLNDSEFELKNFSK
- a CDS encoding ABC transporter permease, with the protein product MRAPMANSSIYSKITSLAWRNVIRNWRHSRAALITITCGFVANALLQGFIAHATKAAVDNFSLRGMFADVLVVREGAALDQPSKLWKSAMGRPEQEFIDKFLLSDPDVEHRARFLTVTGLASAGNRSAIYFGVGYDIVEGEKIRTERYKRDVIVGDILSPDRPGLVTGIGLGASLGCEGGYKDRSKARMDTPETLVNNLLPLKCAENQVSLTATTEHSSINQIDLPIVGLTDAGLRDIDDRVVFMSLPAAQKLMDTDKVSFFTVKLRPGASQSAFRERFSAAASAAGFKLQAPSWRNYGQGAELATELDLLTLLNAIFGSIMATMCVMAITSTMIKIVTERTREVGSLRSMGFLRKHIVYMFCAEGGFISLIACIIGLGITAALSRGIALANLGYTAGLSQTAFPVRVMETPLLWAVSILMLTGLTVITSSLTARRAANQVIADAMRHA